The following nucleotide sequence is from Syntrophomonadaceae bacterium.
GTAGCATGAGTGCAGGCCCGTTCCAAAACCGGCGCCCCTAAAGAAGCGTAGGCACCGGTATCGGCAACAATATTTGCCGCTAAAGCCACCAGATTGCCCGCTGCATCGCATCCGGCAGTGATCTCAATCTCCATGGGGTGTCTTTTCGGGTGCACCATTAAGCTTTCAGCTCTGGACAGGGTCAGTTTGACGGGTTTTTTCGTGTGCCAGGCTAACAGAGCCGCATGGTGCTGCACACTGAGGTCCTCTTTGCCGCCGAAAGCACCGCCGACAAAGTTATTGATCACCCTGACCCGGCCTAGCGGCAATCCCAGCAGGGATGAAATCTGGTGCTGGTCGTGATGCACACTTTGGGATCCCCCAAGCACAACCAGACTATCGTATTCCAGATAGGCAACAGCACTTTCCGGCTCTAAAAAAGCATGTTCGGTCATCGGCGTAGAATATTGCTCTGAGACTAGATAGGAGCATTGAGCAAGTGCGTCCGCCGCATTCCCCCGGTGCAGGCTGGTGGTGCTGAGCACATTTCCCCCCGGGTGCAGCAGTGGAGCGGCTGCTTCCATAGCAGCGGCAGGAGAGGTAACAGGTGGCAACACTTCATAGGTCAAATCGATCAACTCAAGGGCTTGCCGGGCAATAGCCGGGGTTTCAGCGGCCACCAGGGCCAGGGCATCCCCGATATAACGGGTTTCTTCCCCCACGGCGACTAATACCGGCCAATCCTTTTTGATATATCCCTGGTATCTTAGGCCGGGGATGTCCTGGGCAGTGAGGACCGCCAGGACGCCGGGCAGGTTCCAGGCCCTGGCGAAATCAATTTTTTTGACTTTAATTCTGGGATAGGGTGAACGAAGAACTGCCCCATGCAACATTTCAGGCAAGTTCAGGTCATCGGTAAAAATTGCCGTTCCAAGGGTTTTGGTACCGGCGTCCAACCGGGGATAGCGACCGCCAACTCCGTAGTCCGCACTTTCGGCAGGCAGTGTTTTCTCGTTTCTGAACGCTTCTGCCGCCAGCTGTACCGCTTCCACGATCTTAACGTACCCGGTACACCGGCACAGGTTCCCCCGCAGGGCCCGCTTTATTTCCGCTTCAGCCGGAGCAAGGTTTAAGTCTAAGAGACCCTTAGCGCTGATGACCATGCCGGGTGTGCAAAAACCACACTGCACCGCTCCGGCCTGGGCAAAAGCCCATTGATAAACCTCTTTTTCCCGGAGGGAGAGGCCTTCAACAGTAATAACCTGCTTGCCAGCAACCTGGGCCAGGGTTAGGCGGCAGGAACGGACGACCTTCCCGTCAACCAAAACCATGCAGGTCCCGCAAACACCCTCGCCGCAGCCGTTTTTCACAGAAGTCAGCCCGGCCGCAGTTCTTAGGTATTCGAGCAGGTTTTGGTTTGATTGCCCTGCCGGACAGCTTTTTTCCAAACCATTTAAGAAAAACCGCATCTGCCGCCTCCTCCTGAGGGCAAAAACGCGCTGCTTACGATTGTCACAAGCCAGACCTGCCGCAAAAAAAGCATCAGGCTGACGCAACTAAGCCCTCTTAAGTTGACTAGATGTTTAACAACTGCACCAGGAAACTTTCCACGCTGCTAAATTTATTATTGCACTTAATACCTTTTAATCCCATTGTACAAAATCCCGGTGCAGTTGACAACCGAACAAGCATTCGTTTTCGAAATATTTCACAAGCAGACCCCGACCTCAGGCCCCGCGCAGGGATTTGATTTTAAGGTCGTAATCAGCAATCTTAGCGTATTCCGCTGCCCAGAACTCCGGTTGGCGCATGGAATCAATGTATTCCTTGGCGTAGCCGAAAGGAAGCCAATCCTGTTCTTTTTGGCGGAAAAGCTGTTCCTTTACGTCTTGGCGGCGGAAGTCGTAAATCCATTCTTCTTTGGCTCCCAGGAAAATATCCTTATACCAGCGCTCCAGCACGAAGTCCTGGGTTTCCAGATGCCGCCGGTCAAGCTCCTCCAGCACAGAAGGGTAGCGGTCGAACCCGTCGGTGGCTATTGTTACCACGTTGTCATCAGGTCCCAGGCGCAAATATTTGGCCATTTTAATGGCTCCCAGGATATTGCACATGCCGGAAACACCGAACAGGCTTTTCATTCTCAAGGCTGTCTCAGGGGCGACGCCCATTTTGATCAAGACACTGGTCCCGTCATGGATGATCTTCAAAGCCTTGACAGTATCGTCATCATGGATCAGAGTTACAAAATCGGTAGTCAACAGGTTATGGATGAGGGTGCACATCTTGTCCCCGATACCCTCGATGCGGTGTTGCCCCCTGCCGCCTGTTGCCAGGGTTGAGCACTCATATGGTTCCAAAGCAACCACTTTTGCCTCCGGAAAAACATGTTTAATCTGATCCCCCGCGGCAAGGGTTCCTGCCGAACCGGGAGCCGAAGTGAAGCAGGCGATGCGCCCGTTGCCGATACCATTTACCGCCTCGACGGCAGAATTGCCGGTAACGTAGCGATGAAAACGATAATTCGGCATCAGTTCAAACTGCGCCAGGGGCTTGTTTTTGGGGTTTTTCTTTAACTCATGTGTCCGCTGCAGGGTTAATATAACATCGCTCTCGGTGCCTGGGGTTAGATCGAGTTCTCCGCCATAGGCACGAATCCGCTCGTAGCGTTCTTTGCTCATGTTATCCGGCATGATAATGACAGCCTGATAGCCCATCAACCGGCAGATATAGGCCACACCGATACCGAAGTTGCCGGTAGAAGGACCAAGGATGGTGTGTTCCCCCGGCAGGATTTCCCCATTGACACATCCTTCCATCAGGGTGGTGTAGGCCGGCCCCACTTTATGGGAGCCGGAAGGGAAATATGTGCCTAGCATAACAACTATGTTCGCGTCTACGCCCGTCATTTCCTTGGGCAGGATTATCTTCCGCACCTGGTTATTTTCGTCTTTCCAGGTGATATTAAAAAGATTGCACGGGTCCAGCTCATCTTCTTTCAGGACTCTTAATGCCTTTTCCCGGATCACTTTGTCAATCGTTTCCGGGTGCAACATTTCCTCGTAAGTGGGTCCAAAGGGTACTTTTGCCTTGTCCAATGGATTTACCTCCCCCTTCTTAACTTTTATTGCCAGCTCCGGCACTATATATTTCAGCACGGTTTATTTACATCCTATCATGTTAAATAAGATTTAACAAGAGGCTTTTCTCCTTCCCCTCACATGATATTACTTGATCACTTTTAGTTTAAATAGGATCATCAAAAACATGTTTAGTATACCTACTCATCCAGCATATAATATGCCCAAGTAAGGAATGTAAAGATAAAGAGAAAGAAAGGAGTTTTGGATATGGAAGTCGCTAGGATTACATCAAAAGGTCAAATAACGATACGGGTCCAAATCAGAAAAAAGCCGAATCTAAAAGAAAGCGATAAAATAATATTTTTGGAACAGGACGGCAGGATATATTTCGAAAACGCTGCCTTATTGGCATTTAAAAGGATGCAGGACGCAATGGCAGGTGAAGCTCAAAAAGCAGGCTATAATTCCCAGAAGAAATGAATGAACTTGTTGTGAAGGAAATAAGAAAAGAGATGTGGGAAGAACGATATGCGAATAATGTTTGATACCAGTGTCTTAATTTCCCTTATCTTCTTCCCATCGGCACAGATTATTTAGTGCCGTGGGGGTAGAAATCCCCCTCTGAAGCCAAGACCCAGTTGAACCTTGTACATCATCGGCAAGTACGAAGAAGTTTTTCCAGGTTAAAGCCTGTGTTTTTTTCTGGCTTGCATCAAAAATCAGCTGCGCATTATGCTAAAAAAGCAGTTTTCGGTCAGCCATGGCGAAGCGATGCTGTCTATGTGCCAGGTCTTGATCCTGTTGAACATGCCTTCCTTTGCCAGACATACAGCCGTCCCTAAAATTTTTGAGCGCAGATAGACTGCGCTCAAAAGTATTTTCTTGTAATCTAAATAGCCTTTCTGCTGGCAAGAGGATAGCCAAACCGGCGCCGGGCACGGGGAGGCTGCAGAATTTCTGCCATGACAATTCCCCGGGTCCAATCTTCGGTTGAAAAGCCTGTAAATAAAGCTGGAGTTATGTTAGCCGGAACTGATACCTCTTCAAAGACTCTTGATCGCCAATCAGAGACTGGGTAATCTTTCGGTATGTCCTTGACCAGCGCAGCAACTAGTTTTTCTTTGGCCTGATCAGCTTTGGGCGGGGAGTAAACTTCCCGGCGTTCGTCGTCTTCTTCCTCCTCCAGTTCCCAGGGCAGTTCCCAGGGTAAAGGCTCCGGAAGCACTGGCGGTTCTTCCCGCTCATGGACTTCGGGTTTTTGGTTGCCCCAAGGCGAGGGCAATTCCCTAGCGGGTGCAGTTTCTGCGGGCTTTCCGGGCACACGCTGCCGTTCTGCCTGCTCCCTAGCTTGCTGTTTCCGCTTTTTATCAGCCATAGACTGCAGGATCAGGAACCCGATAAAGAACAAAACAGCTAGAAAATCCAAAGGGCATCACCCCTTATCACCAGGTATAACCTGTTATTTTTTGTTTTTATTATCCTCGGCCAAGGTGCTTTGGTCCCTATAATCTACCTGGCCTGCTTTGGCGATATTATCCCGCATTTGCGTGTCAGCAATAATATTTTGCATGTTGTAATAGTCCATTACGCCTAACTTGCCTTCCCGCAAAGCCGATGCCATGGCCCGCGGCACTTCGGCTTCGGCTTCCACCACTTTGGCCCGCATTTCCTGCACGGCCGCCTTCATTTCTTGTTCCCTGGCGACAGCCATCGCCCGCCGCTCCTCGGCTTTGGCCTGGGCGATCTTCTTGTCGGCTTCCGCCTGGTCAATTTGCAGGTGAGCCCCGATGTTTCTGCCCACATCCACATCGGCAATGTCAATAGAAAGGATTTCAAAGGCAGTACCTGCATCAAGGCCTTTATCCAATACTGTCCGGGATATACGATCCGGGTTTTCTAAAACTTCTTTATGGGATTCCGCAGAACCAACGGTTGTAACAATACCTTCGCCAACCCTGGCTATAATGGTCTCTTGGCCCGCGCCGCCAACCAGGCGCCCGATATTGGCCCGCACCGTCACCCGGGCCCTCGCTTTGACCTCGATTCCGTCTTTGGCTACTGCAGCTATGACAGGAGTTTCAATCACTTTGGGGTTAACGCTCATTTGCACTGCTTCCAATACGTTTCGGCCGGCCAGGTCGATAGCGGCCGCCCGCTCAAAGGGCAGCGGTATGTTTGCCCGTTCGGCAGCAATCAGGGCATCTACTACCCGATCCACATTGCCGCCGGCAAGGTAATGAGCCTCGAGCTGGTTTACGTCAGCAGGCAGCCCGGCTTTGTCGGCCTTAATTAAAGAGTTGACGATCTTAGCAGGGACAACCCGTCTAAGACGCATCCCGATCAAAGTAAAAATGCCCACTTTCACACCAGCAGCCAGGGCTGAGATCCAGAGCCCGATGGGGATAAAACTGAAAATAAACAACACAAACAATAGAGCAACCACAAAAAGGATCAACGCAGATAAACTAGCCAGATCGATCATTTAAAATACAAACCTCCCCTTATTTTAATTTTTCATTGCTGTCCCTATATAAAGACGCTTAGTCCCTGGATTTACGCACTATTATGCGAATACCTTCCACCTTATCCACCTGTACTTTTGTGTCTGCCGGGATAAAACTGCCCTCCGCCACTACATCTAATCTTTCGCCGCTTTCCAATTCCATGGTGCCGGCTGGCCGAAGGGGTGTGACAGCAATGCCTTTACGCCCGACATAGCCTACCAGGTTACTTTCGGGAGCTATATAGCCGGCCTGATTTTCTTGCCTGAGAGACAAAATCAGCCTGCTCCAAACCCGGCGGGTAGGCAGATACTTAATACTGAAGGCCAGTAACACTATCGTGCTGATCAAGGCAATCACTATTGAAACAATAGCCTGATGAGTTGTTGGCGCCGTTATAAACACGCTGGTCAATAGCGCCCCCAAACCTAAAACACCGGCAAACCCAAGCCCAGGGGTAACAAAAATTTCCACTGCTAATAATAGTATGCCCAAAAGGAACAACACCAAAGACTCCCACCCTGCTAAACCGGCAGCAATATGGCCGGCAAAATAAACCGCGAAAGAGATTAGACCGATTATACCCGGAAAACCAAGGCCTGGGGAGTATAGCTCCATTATAAGACCGGCGAAGCCGAGGGTTAACAGAATAGGACCGACATAAGGGCCGGTTATCCAACGGGCCAAGGTTTCTGCCGGGCTTGGTTTTAAAACCACCACCCGGGCTCCTTCCAGACCTAAAAATTTAAGCACTTCTTGCCGGGTGGAAAGTACCTCATCGATCATTTTGTGTTCCAGGGCCTTGGTATCGGTTAAAGTCAAGAGCTTGCCGGCTGCGATCAGGCCCGGAATTTCGATATCGGTATCCGCCATGGCGGCAGCAATTTTTGGATCCCGGCCATTTGCCGATGCTGCAGCCTGTAGCTGGCCAACCCAATAAGAAAGGGTTTTTTCATCAGCCCTTTGCATGCCCATCAGCTGAGGTTCTGCCGCTCCCATGGTGGTTCCGGGCATCATCACCAGCTTTTCCGCTGTCAGCGCGATCAGGGTGCCTGCGGAAATAGCCCCGCCTGTAACAAAGGCTGCCGTTGGGATTTCTGCTTTTCTCATGAGGCTGCTGATGTCCACAGCCGCATTTAAAAATCCTCCCGGAGTGTCGATTTCCATCAGGATGTGGTCGACACCAAGCTGTTCAGCCTCTTTGTAGGTCCGCTGCAAGAATTTGACCAAACCCACATCAATAGGGCCAGTCACCGGCACTACCCAAACAACTTTACCAGGTGCAGTATGACCTGGCAGCTCCAATGCAGCCAGACAAATCAATATCATTATTAAAAGGGTCAATATTTGCCGCCGACGATTTTTGGGCATTTGCCACACCTCTTTAATGCACGTAGGAAAATATTATTTAGAAAACAATTTGCATTATGAACCAACAGCCTAGCATGCATACTAGGCTGTCGAAAATCAGGCCTCATTTCTTCGGCCTTGCCCTCACAGGCATAGTTTGCAGTTAGAATACTGGGACACACATGGGAAAAGACCTGAGGGTAGGGGATATGCTAGTTCCACTTGCGTTTTCTTGCCGCTTCAGACTTCTTCTTTCTTTTAACGCTAGGCTTCTCGTAGTGCTCTCTTTTCCGCACCTCTGATAAAACACCAGCTTTTTGGCAAGTCCGTTTAAATCTCCTTAAAGCGCTGTCCAGTGTTTCATTTTTGCCTACCTTAATTTCACTCAACCCCGTTTCCCTCCCTCCGCTGCCTACCTAGGCCAGCCCGGTAAGGGCAAACCCAGTTAACAGATAAGTACACACGCTAAATTATACTATAGAGCCTTGACCACCGTCAACCCTAGGTCTCTTGGACTTTGATCCTCTTTAGCCAAGACCCCGCATTTGCCTTCCTCCTAACAAGTGGAAGTGAACGTGATAAATTACCTGGCCGCCGTCCTCCTTACAGTTGATAACCAGCCGGAAACCCTTATCAGCAATGCCTGCTTTCTTTGCCACCTCTATTGCCACTAAATGAATATGGCCGATTAATGCTTGATCATCAGGGGTTAAGGCGGTTAAATCCGGGATATGTTTTTTGGGAACAATGAGAATGTGCTCTGGCGCAACTGGATGAATATCTCTGAAAGCCATTACCAATTCATCTTCAAACACAATACTTGCGGGCAGTTCCTTGTTAATTATTTTACAAAAAAGACAATTATCCAATCCTTCACCTCCCCTAAATAATATTCTCCAAATAGCTCCGCTACTAAAATGAGCCGGACCACAAATTATTCCTTGCTTAAACTGGGTCTTGGCTTCAGCCTACCGGAGTACCGACAATATAACCCTCTTTGCGGATTTCCCGCAAGGTTACCGGAATAAGCTGTCCCCGTAAATTCTCGTCTCCGGGGAAAACAACCCTTAAGTAATTATCTGTGTGGCCTTCCCACAAACCCTTGCCTGAATCCTTTTCCTGTTCGACGAGTACGGTTTTAACCTGACCGACAAAACCAGCCGCATATTGGCGCCATAACTCCTGAGCCAGCTTTAATAGGGCCTGGCTGCGCTTTTCCTTTTCCTTTGGGTCCACTTGAAGAGGAAATTTGGCTGCCGGGGTTTTGGCTTGCGGCGAAAACTTAAACACATGAATACCGGCAAAGGCCATTTCTTCGGCAAAGGCCAGGGTCCTGGCAAACTGGTCTTTTGTTTCTCCAGGGAAACCGGCAATGATGTCAGTAGTTACTGCGAGGCCGGGAAACACAAGGCGCAGCTTATCCAAAAGCTGACGGTACTCTAGGGTAGTGTACCGGCGGCCCATCTTTTTTAAGACCTGGTCCTCCCCGCTTTGCAAAGGTATATGCAGGTGCGGGCAGATAACTTCGCTCTGGGATAGAGCTTCCAGCAATTCCGCATCAAATTCATTGGGATCAAGGGAACTCAGCCTGAGCCGGGACAAACCTTGAAGCCTGCTCAGATTTCGGATCAATCCCGCCAGGGTGACCTTGCCCGGCAGATCCACCCCGTAGGAACCTAGATGAACCCCGGTCAGGACAATTTCCTGATAGCCCTTCTCAATTAAAGACAGGGCTTCTTTTTCAGCCGAGGCCGGTTCCCTGCTCCTTAAAGGGCCGCGGGCGTAAGGGACAATACAGTATGTGCAGAACTGGCGGCAGCCTTCCTGAATTTTCAAAAAGGCCCTGACCCGGTTACCTGCTACCATCGGGAGCTCCTCAAAAGATTCGCCCTGTTCAAGTTCCTGCACCAGGTTCATAGGAACTCGATCCTGGGCCACCTGCTCGACCAGTTCAACAATCCGCACCCTGTCCTGGGTGCCGATAATCAGGTCAACTCCCGGAATCCGGCAGATCTCCTCCGGGGAAACCTGGGCATAGCAGCCTGTTACTGCTACCACCGCCTCGGGGTTAGTCCGGACAGCCCGGCGGATCATTTGCCGCGATTTGCTGGAACCCAGGTGGGTAACGGTACAGGTATGAACAACGTAAACATCTGCCGGCTGGTTAAAATCCACCAGCCGGTAACCCGCATCTGCAAAGAGCTTTGCTAAGGCCTCTGCTTCCTGCTGATTAACCTTACAGCCTAAAACATGTACAGCCGCAGTTTTAGCTGTCAAAAATTGTTCCTCCCAGATCGCCTAATTGGTACATCAAAATGGCCAAAACCGCCAGCCCTGCGGTTTCAGTGCGTAAAATCCGCGGCCCAAGGGAAACAGGAATTGCTCCTCTTTTTTGAGCAAGCCTCACTTCTTCTTCATCCCAGCCACCCTCCGGGCCAATAAAGACGGTAATTGGTTCCTTTGGCCCCTCGCCTTGAGCAATTACCTCTTTTAATGATCTCTGTTTTTCCCCTTCCCAAGGAATCAGGACCAGCCCGTGGGTGGGCAGATCACTAACAACGTGAGCAAAATCCCTCAGCGGTTCAACCCGGGGAACTGCAGTTCGCCCGCTCTGCTTGGCAGCTTCTTCCGCAATCCGCTGCCATCTTTCCTGGCGTTTTTCAGCCTTCGCTGATGCGAGGTTGACCACCGTCCGGCGGGTTCGCACCGGTATAACTACGCTTACTCCAAGCTCAGCGCTTTTTTCAATGATCAGGTCGAACTTATCCCCTTTTGGCAATCCCTGGACAAGAATAACTTTCAGGGGTGGTTCGGATGAGTCCTCCCGGCAATCCTCCGCTACCACCTCCACTTTTTGCGGGGAAAGCGCAGTAAGCCTTGATTGCCAGGCCTTACCCAGACAGTCTACCAGCAAAATTGCTTCCCCAGGCTGCATCCGCAAGACCTTTCCGATATGGGTGGCATCTTGCCCGGTGATGGAGTATTTCTTTCCTGCATTAAGTTCTTCACTAATAAAAAAGCGCCGCACCGCATTACTCCTTCTGGCATACCATCGCTACCCATTCGTCCTGGTGGTCGATTTCGATGACGGCAAAACCTTCGCTTAACAAAGCCATTTGCACTTCCGCCAAACGGTGGCGGATTATCCCCGAAACAATCAGGAAACCCCCGCTCGTAAGGCACTGGTGAGCCTGAGGCAACAAAAGCAATACCGGATCGGCAACAATATTTGCAACAATCAAGTCGGCATCGCATAACACCCCGGCTAACAGATCGGTTTCCTGAATCATGATTATTTCCGCTAAGCTGTTAGCAGCCGCGTTTTCCCGCGCAATTGCAGTGGCTAACGGATCAATATCGACCCCGGTAACCTGGCCAGCGCCTAATCTGGCAGCGGCAACAGCCAAGACACCGGACCCTGTTCCTACATCAATAACCCTGGCGCCCGGTGTGATGTACCTTTCCAAAAAGCGAATGCACATGGCCGTGGTGGGGTGGGTTCCGGTTCCGAAGGCCATTCCCGGATCAAGCCAGACAATCAGATCATCTTCTGTTGGCTCATATTTTTGCCAGGCCGGAACGACCACAATCCTTTGCCCTACTCGTTCAGGGTGGTAAAAGGCTTTCCAAGACTGGGACCACTCCTCCTCTGATATTTCGGTTAAGCTCAATTCTGCCATAAAACCAGGAAAATGTTCCTCCAGGGCCGCCAGCTGCATCTCAAGATAGCTAATCCGGCAATCCAGGCTCGAGTTTAATGGCAGGTAGGCTTTTACAACTACATGTTCAGCTTCTAAAACGTCCGGGGAAATTTCAAAAGCCTCCCAGGCTGCTTCCGACAGGTAGCGGGCAATATCTTGCGGGTCCTGAATTACTACTCCCGCAGCGCCAACTTCGTAAAACAAATTGGCCACCGATTCGGCTGCCTCCTCTGAAGTCGCCACGGACAACTCCTGCCATCGCACGGCATCCACTCCTTGCACTGCCAAATAATCTCAAGATTTTTTACACTAACCCATAAAGGCATCTTTCATTTTTGTGAAAAAACCTTTATCTTTGCCATCATCGCCCTGTTTATGATGGATGTGCTGTTCCTTGCTCAAGGAACGGCCCAGCTCTGCTAACAGGTTTTTTTGTTTTTCCGTCAGTCTTACAGGGGTTTGCACTATTACTCTAACATGCTGGTCTCCGCGGCCATAACCCTTTAGTCTTGGTATTCCTTTTCCTTTTAAGCGGAACACCGCTCCTGTCTGAGTTCCTTCCGGGATTTTCATTTTGATTTTCCCATCCAGGGTAGGAACTTCAATTTCATCACCCAAGGCTGCCTGAACTATGGAAACAGGCATGTCGCAAAGGACTTCGAACTCCCGGCGCTGAAAAACCGGATGGGGCTTAATAACAAGTTCAATAAAAAGATCTCCCGGCGGGCCGCCCATTTCACCAGCCTGCCCTTCCCCAGTTACCCTGAGGCGGGACCCTGTATCAACCCCCGGCGGGATCTTGATGTTGATCCGGCGGACACGTTTAACTTTACCCTGGCCCCGACATTCCCCACAAGGGGTAGTAACCACTTTGCCGGTTCCATTGCACTGGGAACAGGTACGAATAGTCTGCATTTGGCCCAGCATGGTCCGCTGGGCTACCCGCACCTGGCCTGTGCCTTTACATCCAGGACAGGTTGAGGGATGGGTGCCCGGCGCGGCCCCCGAACCATGGCATTCGGGGCAGTTTTCCAGGCGGGGAACCTCTACGTGGGTATCCAGGCCAAATGCAGCCTCTTCAAAAGAAATGGCATATTCCATCTGCAAATCGGCGCCGCGACGCGGGCCTTTTCGTTGAGCACCGGCCATACCGCCGAAGAACATATCAAAGATATCGCCAAAACCGCCGGCAAAATCGCCAAAACCCTGGCCGTTAGCAGGATCTGTATGGCCAAACTGATTATAACGGGCCCTTTTCTCCGGATCAGACAGGACTTCATATGCTTCATTAATTTCTTTAAACTTGGTCTCGGCATCTTTATTGTCAGGATTCAGATCTGGGTGGTACTTGCGGGCCAGCTGCCGGAAAGCCTTTTTAAGTTCAGCTTCACCGGCATCCCGGTTAACCCCCAGCACCTCGTAATAATCTCGTTTTTCCAAGGAGGATCACCCTCTTTTTGCCCGTCATTTTGTTACATCAAACCTATTGTTACTTTTTTTCCTCATCTACCACCTTGTAATCGGCGTCAACCACGTTGTCCTGATTATGAGCTTCGCCGGCAGCAGCCCCATCTTGTTGCGGCGCCGCCTTTTTATAAACATTGGTGCTCAACTGGAACAGGGCTTGGGACAGGGCTTCGCTTTTTTGTTTAATCGCCTCTAAGTCCTGGCCTTTCAAGGCTTCTTCCAGCTCGGATTTAGCCTTTTTTACCGCCTCTTTGTCCTGGGGTTCAGCCTTGTCGTCCAGCTCTTTTAGGGTCCGTTCCGCCTGGTAGACTAAAGAATCTCCCTGGTTCCTGGCTTCGATAGCCTCTTTGCGCTTTTTATCTTCCTCGGCGTGGGTTTCGGCATCGTGCATCATTTTTTTAATATCTTTTTCACTTAAGCCGCTGGAAGCGGTAATGGTAATGGCCTGCTGTTTGCCCGTCCCCAGGTCTTTGGCGGTAACGTGCACGATTCCGTTGGCATCGATATCAAACTTAACTTCGATCTGCGGAATACCTCTGGGCGCAGGCGGGATGCCCGCGAGTTGGAATCGCCCAAGGGTCTTGTTATCTCCTGCCATTGCCCGTTCTCCCTGGAGCACATGGATCTCCACCGTGGTCTGGTTGTCGGCTGCTGTGGAAAAAATCTGGCTTTTAGAAGTCGGGATGGTGGTGTTTCTTTCGATCAATTTGGTGAATACCCCGCCCAGGGTCTCGATCCCCAAAGACAGCGGGGTGACATCCAGCAACAACACATCTTTGACCTCTCCGGCCAAGACTCCGGCCTGGATGGCTGCCCCCAGGGCCACACACTCGTCCGGGTTAATCCCCTTATGGGGCTCTTTACCTGTTAGTCTTTTTACTGTTTGCTGGACCAGAGGCACCCTGGTCGATCCTCCGACCAGGAGCACCCGGTCAATGTCTTCAGGCTTCATACCAGCATCAGCCATCGCCTGTCTGGTTGGGCCTTCAGTTTTAGCCACCAGGTCCGCGATTAGTTCTTCGAATTTAGCCCTGGTCAAGGTAAGATCCAGGTGCTGGGGACCGTCTTGGGTTGCCGTAATAAAGGGCAAATTTATATTGGTGCTGGTCACTGAGGACAACTCGTGTTTAGCTTTTTCTGCCGCCTCTTTTAACCGCTGCGTGGCAATTTTATCTTTTGCCAGGTCTACACCATGGGATTTCTTAAATTCTGCGGCCATCCAGTGGATCACCCGCTCATCAAAGTCATCCCCGCCCAACAGGTTATTGCCGCTGGTAGCCTTTACTTCAAACACCCCGTCACCCAGCTCCAGGATAGATACGTCAAAAGTGCCTCCGCCCAGGTCATAAACCAGGATGGTATGGTCTTCTCCTTTATCCAGCCCGTAGGCTAAAGCAGCAGCCGTTGGCTCGTTGATGATCCTGAGCACCTCCAAGCCGGCTATTTTCCCGGCATCTTTGGTTGCCTGCCGCTGGCTGTCGGTGAAGTAGGCCGGAACTGTAATTACTGCCTGACTCACTTTTTCCCCCAGGTAAGCTTCGGCGTCGGCCTTCATCTTCTGTAAAATCATAGCAGAGATCTCCTGGGGAGTATAAGACTTCTCGTCAATCTTTACTTTATGGTCTGTGCCCATGCGGCGCTTGATAGAAACAACCGTCCTGTCCGGATTGGTAATAGTCTGCCTTTTGGCAACCTGGCCAACCATCCGCTCACCGTTTTTGGCAAACCCAACAACTGATGGAGTAGTGCGGGCGCCTTCCGCATTCGGTATAACAACGGCCTCTCCGCCCTCCATTACAGCCACACAGGAGTTAGTAGTTCCCAGATCAATTCCGATCACTTTT
It contains:
- a CDS encoding pyridoxal-phosphate dependent enzyme, with the translated sequence MLHPETIDKVIREKALRVLKEDELDPCNLFNITWKDENNQVRKIILPKEMTGVDANIVVMLGTYFPSGSHKVGPAYTTLMEGCVNGEILPGEHTILGPSTGNFGIGVAYICRLMGYQAVIIMPDNMSKERYERIRAYGGELDLTPGTESDVILTLQRTHELKKNPKNKPLAQFELMPNYRFHRYVTGNSAVEAVNGIGNGRIACFTSAPGSAGTLAAGDQIKHVFPEAKVVALEPYECSTLATGGRGQHRIEGIGDKMCTLIHNLLTTDFVTLIHDDDTVKALKIIHDGTSVLIKMGVAPETALRMKSLFGVSGMCNILGAIKMAKYLRLGPDDNVVTIATDGFDRYPSVLEELDRRHLETQDFVLERWYKDIFLGAKEEWIYDFRRQDVKEQLFRQKEQDWLPFGYAKEYIDSMRQPEFWAAEYAKIADYDLKIKSLRGA
- the floA gene encoding flotillin-like protein FloA (flotillin-like protein involved in membrane lipid rafts), with translation MDLASLSALILFVVALLFVLFIFSFIPIGLWISALAAGVKVGIFTLIGMRLRRVVPAKIVNSLIKADKAGLPADVNQLEAHYLAGGNVDRVVDALIAAERANIPLPFERAAAIDLAGRNVLEAVQMSVNPKVIETPVIAAVAKDGIEVKARARVTVRANIGRLVGGAGQETIIARVGEGIVTTVGSAESHKEVLENPDRISRTVLDKGLDAGTAFEILSIDIADVDVGRNIGAHLQIDQAEADKKIAQAKAEERRAMAVAREQEMKAAVQEMRAKVVEAEAEVPRAMASALREGKLGVMDYYNMQNIIADTQMRDNIAKAGQVDYRDQSTLAEDNKNKK
- the xdh gene encoding selenium-dependent xanthine dehydrogenase, whose amino-acid sequence is MRFFLNGLEKSCPAGQSNQNLLEYLRTAAGLTSVKNGCGEGVCGTCMVLVDGKVVRSCRLTLAQVAGKQVITVEGLSLREKEVYQWAFAQAGAVQCGFCTPGMVISAKGLLDLNLAPAEAEIKRALRGNLCRCTGYVKIVEAVQLAAEAFRNEKTLPAESADYGVGGRYPRLDAGTKTLGTAIFTDDLNLPEMLHGAVLRSPYPRIKVKKIDFARAWNLPGVLAVLTAQDIPGLRYQGYIKKDWPVLVAVGEETRYIGDALALVAAETPAIARQALELIDLTYEVLPPVTSPAAAMEAAAPLLHPGGNVLSTTSLHRGNAADALAQCSYLVSEQYSTPMTEHAFLEPESAVAYLEYDSLVVLGGSQSVHHDQHQISSLLGLPLGRVRVINNFVGGAFGGKEDLSVQHHAALLAWHTKKPVKLTLSRAESLMVHPKRHPMEIEITAGCDAAGNLVALAANIVADTGAYASLGAPVLERACTHATGPYRIPHISIEGRSVYTNNPPSGAFRGFGVPQTAFAIESLLDLLAEKAGISPWEIRYRNALIEGDLLATGQRVADVHLRETLLAVKDEYEQNQYAGIACGMKNVGIGVGLMDTGRARIAVDKGKVQLSTGAACIGQGLAGVLMQILCATAPVTPEVVEIVLADTATTPDAGATTASRQTLFTGEAVRLAAEQLAVDLSTHSLAELAGKVYHGEFQGTTDPLQSKKQNPVTHVAYSFGTQVVILDKLGKVKKVIAAYDIGRAVNPTLLEGQIEGGVIMSLGYALTEDFPLAGGVPQIKSLGRLGLWRAPDVPEIKIVLIEKNIDGKAYGAKGIGEISSIPTAPAVAAAYFALDGKRRFRLPLEDTAYRGGIKNATNTSAGS